The following are encoded together in the Xiphophorus hellerii strain 12219 chromosome 3, Xiphophorus_hellerii-4.1, whole genome shotgun sequence genome:
- the LOC116716597 gene encoding C-type lectin domain family 4 member M-like, translated as MTANQQESIKNLTTERRQLIEERKMKENQIEEVIRDRLLSAVRAGLNPQRLTQDREELNKEREELRKKKEELSLEKEELSKKIDDLNNEKDELNKEKDELSKKTAELSSKTEELSKEKAELSKNTKDLNKEKLELNKEKDKLSEDKKEQSQEKDKLNKEKDELSKDKKELSQEKEKLNKEKADLSKEKKYLSTEKEELKKDKAELNKEREKLRVLTDEAENRCKNRDALKNFYDALMKFDNFPVHDLCPVWLRPKCHHCTKHEKSYKGHCYYIYPYDIGYANWDRSRQLCKIEGGDLVVIDDLEEQEFINNHTKQYDSDNHGYWIGLRHFRRNWSWVDGRRNFLEFWIKGIPHSSGAALHMPRKKATESWKAEDKLEAYKFICERLEISWPFS; from the exons atgacagccaatcagcaggAAAGTATCAAAAACCTTACAACAGAAAGAAGACAACTGATTGAGGAACGAAAGATGAAGGAGAACCAGATTGAGGAGGTGATCCGAGACAGACTCCTGAGCGCAGTAAGAGCGGGGCTTAACCCACAGAGGCTTACTCAAGACAGAGAGGAGCTGAACAAAGAGAGGGAAGAgctgaggaaaaagaaagaggaactGAGCTTAGAGAAAGAAGAGCTGAGCAAAAAGATTGACGATCTGAACAATGAGAAAGATGAACTGAACAAAGAGAAAGACGAGCTGagcaaaaaaacagcagagctgaGCAGCAAGACAGAGGAGCTGAGCAAAGAGAAAGCAGAgctgagcaaaaacacaaaggacCTGAACAAAGAGAAACTCGAGcttaacaaagaaaaagacaagcTGAGCGAAGACAAAAAGGAGCAGAGccaagaaaaagacaaactgaacaaagaGAAAGACGAGCTgagcaaagacaaaaaggagCTGAGCCAGGAGAAAGAGAAACTGAACAAAGAGAAAGCAGATCTgagcaaagagaaaaagtaTCTGAGCACAGAGAAAGAGGAGCTGAAGAAAGATAAAGCAGAGCtgaacaaagagagagagaagctgaGAGTATTGACAGACGAGGCAGAGAACCGATGCAAAAACAGAGATGCTCTGAAAAACTTTTATGATGCTCTCATGAAATTTGACAATTTTCCAGTACATGATTTGTGCCCAGTATGGT TGAGACCAAAGTGCCATCATTGCACGAAACACGAGAAATCCTACAAGGGACACTGCTACTATATTTATCCATATGACATAGGTTATGCAAACTGGGACCGAAGTCGACAGTTGTGTAAGATTGAAGGTGGAGACTTGGTTGTAATTGATGATCTGGAAGAGCAG GAATTTATCAACAATCACACCAAACAATACGATTCTGATAACCATGGATACTGGATAGGGTTACGTCATTTTCGACGCAATTGGTCCTGGGTTGATGGACGTAGGAACTTTCTTGA GTTCTGGATTAAGGGGATTCCCCATTCTTCAGGAGCAGCCCTGCATATGCCACGAAAAAAAGCCACAGAGAGCTGGAAGGCAGAAGACAAACTGGAAGCATACAAATTCATCTGTGAGCGTCTGGAGATTTCTTGGCCCTTTAGCTAA
- the LOC116717948 gene encoding C-type lectin domain family 10 member A-like has product MMTTNQLENIKTLATDKKRLIEERKMMENQIEEVIRDRHLSVVRAGLTRERLTQEREELNKEREELRKKIDELSLEKEELSKKNDDLNNEKDELNKEKHELSKKTAELSSKTEELSKEKAELSKNTKDLNKEKLELNKEKDKLSEDKKEQSQEKDKLNKEKDELSKDKKELSQEKERLNKEKADLSKEKKYLSTEKEELKKDKAELNKEREKLRVLTDEAENRCKNRDALKKFFNHVMRFRTFPVSEMCPLYMRTKCPACREMEPLYKGHCYWIYPYDIGLLTWYQGDIWCFDDGGSLVVIDDLEEQEFINNHTKRYKGDRGYWIGLRNVRNKWLWVDERRNTLDFWIKGTPHTSGAALHMSERKATESWRAEDIQRDNKIICERPMIVWPYN; this is encoded by the exons ATGATGACGACCAATCAGCTGGAAAATATCAAAACCCTTGCAACAGACAAAAAGCGACTGATTGAGGAACGAAAGATGATGGAAAACCAGATCGAGGAGGTGATCCGAGACAGACACCTGAGCGTAGTCAGAGCAGGACTTACCCGAGAGAGGCTTACTCAAGAGAGAGAGGAGCTgaacaaagagagagaagagcTGAGGAAAAAGATTGACGAGCTGAGCTTAGAGAAAGAAGAGCTGAGCAAAAAGAATGACGATCTGAACAATGAGAAAGATGAACTGAACAAAGAGAAACACGAGCTGagcaaaaaaacagcagagctgaGCAGCAAGACAGAGGAGCTGAGCAAAGAGAAAGCAGAgctgagcaaaaacacaaaggacCTGAACAAAGAGAAACTCGAGcttaacaaagaaaaagacaagcTGAGCGAAGACAAAAAGGAGCAGAGccaagaaaaagacaaactgaacaaagaGAAAGACGAGCTgagcaaagacaaaaaggagCTGAGCCAGGAGAAAGAGAGACTGAACAAAGAGAAAGCAGATCTgagcaaagagaaaaagtaTCTGAGCACAGAGAAAGAGGAGCTGAAGAAAGATAAAGCAGAGCtgaacaaagagagagagaagctgaGAGTATTGACAGACGAGGCAGAGAACCGATGCAAAAACAGAGATGCTCTGAAAAAGTTCTTCAATCACGTCATGAGATTTAGGACATTTCCAGTTTCAGAGATGTGCCCTCTATATA TGAGAACAAAATGTCCGGCTTGCAGGGAAATGGAGCCATTATACAAGGGACACTGCTACTGGATTTATCCATATGACATTGGTTTGCTAACCTGGTACCAAGGTGACATCTGGTGTTTTGATGATGGTGGAAGTTTGGTTGTAATTGATGATCTGGAAGAGCAG GAGTTTATCAACAATCACACCAAAAGATACAAAGGTGACCGTGGATACTGGATAGGGTTACGTAATGTTCGAAACAAATGGTTGTGGGTTGATGAACGTAGGAACACTCTTGA TTTCTGGATAAAAGGGACTCCCCATACTTCAGGAGCAGCACTGCATATGTCAGAAAGAAAAGCCACAGAGAGCTGGAGAGCAGAAGACATACAGAGAGATAACAAAATCATCTGTGAGCGTCCGATGATTGTTTGGCCCTATAACTAA